The sequence below is a genomic window from Candidatus Limnocylindrales bacterium.
CCACCCCCCATCAACACAAGAGCTTGAGGAGTGACCAGGTCGGGATGATCGACATAGTAAGAAATCTTGAAAGATCGCTCGGTTTCGATAATCAATTGATCTAGAATAGGTTCTAATGCGTAATAGATCTCCCTGGCCGTCTCATCAGTTTCCCCTGGAGTGAGGGCAATTCCTGGGTTTATTTCCATGGCTGCGGCTCTTTCCCAGTCAAGATCCAGCTTGTCTTTAATGGCAGTCACGACCGTATCTCCCCCGATGGGGATATCCCGGCTAAAGCGAAGGAGTTCTTCCTTCAAAAGAGTTATGGTGGTAGTCGTCGCACCTATATCCATAAGGGCGATAGTCTCCCTGGAACTCGGATTGTAGTTATACAGGTAACAATTTATCTGGGCAATGGGAATGATTTCTAATATCCTGGTACTAAAGTCTCCTGCCTTCAGGATAGAAGTATATTGCTCCAAAAGATCCTTTCTTAAGGCAACCAGAAGTATTTGTGCTTTTTTATTTAGAAGCTTCTTTTGAAGATGGTAAGAGAAGGTAATGTCTTTAGGAGGAAAGGGAAGGAGTTTTCGCACCTCAGATTCTAAAGCTTTGTGAATTTGCTCAGGATCTGAGGTAGCCAGTTGAATATATTTTAAGGTAATTTGACTTTTCGGCATACCTAATACTACGGTAGATGCCGAGAAGGGGTTCTCGGGTTGGGGTAGTCCGGTAAGGTGACCCCGAAGAATCCCTTGAATAAAAGCCGGGATCTCTTCAAATTGTTGGGGAGTCTCAACCTTGAGTTTGCGACCGAGCTCGATTTTCTTACCGGATTTTCGGAGTTCCACCAGCTTGGTATAACGAGAACCGATATCTAAACCAAGGACTGTAGATAAATCTAGTGCCATAGGCATATCCTTTCCGGATGAGTGGTTAAAGGATAAACGGTTATTCTTTTATTAAAGTAGATTCCAGGAAAAAAAGCAATAAAAATTCTCAAACTTCATAAATTTCTTATAAAAGATGCTTTACAAATCGATAAAAATAAATATACTTCCTTGCTGAATCTGATTTTTATACTTTTTTAAGTGATAAAGAATCTGTCCTCGCTCCCCGCAATGGGAACCGAAGCCCACAGGGAGGGAGATGGTTTCATTCCTATTGCCGGTGGCAAGGACCTGTTTAAAGTATCCTTCTC
It includes:
- the pilM gene encoding type IV pilus assembly protein PilM, with the protein product MALDLSTVLGLDIGSRYTKLVELRKSGKKIELGRKLKVETPQQFEEIPAFIQGILRGHLTGLPQPENPFSASTVVLGMPKSQITLKYIQLATSDPEQIHKALESEVRKLLPFPPKDITFSYHLQKKLLNKKAQILLVALRKDLLEQYTSILKAGDFSTRILEIIPIAQINCYLYNYNPSSRETIALMDIGATTTTITLLKEELLRFSRDIPIGGDTVVTAIKDKLDLDWERAAAMEINPGIALTPGETDETAREIYYALEPILDQLIIETERSFKISYYVDHPDLVTPQALVLMGGGSRLKNLDKYLERRLNVPVIKVNPFNKIETRGEVEEDNSLWSIAVGLGLRGLMEFPISFNLFPET